A genomic segment from Odontesthes bonariensis isolate fOdoBon6 chromosome 8, fOdoBon6.hap1, whole genome shotgun sequence encodes:
- the tspan11 gene encoding tetraspanin-11 isoform X2: MSAAYKEDQEDWQTVCLKYLLFVFNFLFWVGGAAVLGVGVWTLVEKSDYLSLLASSTFAVSAYILILAGSLVVVTGFLGCCAVIREQRSCLSTYFFCLLLIFLIELVAGVLAYVYYQRLSEELKLHLNQTMTENYAQLGKEAITSAVDRLQQDFKCCGSNNSQDWLQSVYISSTHAELRVVPDSCCKTITPHCGKRDHPSNIYKVEGGCITKLEQFLADHLLVIGAVGIGVACLQICGMVFTCCLYRRIKTDPY, from the exons ATGTCGGCGGCTTATAAAGAGGATCAGGAAGACTGGCAGACTGTGTGCCTCAAGTACCTTCTTTTTGTGTTTAACTTTCTCTTTTGG GTGGGTGGAGCTGCCGTCTTGGGTGTAGGAGTGTGGACTCTGGTGGAGAAGAGTGACTACTTGAGTCTGCTGGCCTCCAGCACTTTCGCTGTCTCTGCATATATCCTCATCCTGGCTGGCAGCCTGGTGGTGGTTACTGGCTTTTTGGGCTGCTGTGCTGTCATCCGGGAGCAGAGAAGCTGTCTGTCCACG TATTTCTTCTGCCTGCTGTTGATCTTCTTGATCGAATTGGTGGCAGGAGTACTGGCTTATGTGTACTACCAGAGG CTGAGTGAAGAGCTGAAGCTGCATCTCAACCAGACTATGACAGAGAATTACGCTCAGCTGGGGAAGGAGGCCATCACATCAGCTGTTGACAGACTACAACAGGAT TTCAAATGCTGTGGCAGCAACAATTCCCAGGATTGGCTGCAGAGTGTGTACATTTCATCTACGCATGCAGAACTCAGGGTGGTGCCTGACAGCTGCTGCAAGACCATCACCCCTCACTGTGGCAAGAGAGACCACCCCTCAAACATCTACAAGGTTGAG GGTGGTTGCATCACAAAGCTGGAGCAGTTTCTAGCTGACCATCTGCTGGTCATTGGTGCTGTGGGGATCGGAGTGGCCTGTCTGCAG ATCTGTGGGATGGTGTTCACCTGCTGCTTGTACAGAAGGATCAAGACGGACCCTTACTGA
- the tspan11 gene encoding tetraspanin-11 isoform X1 yields the protein MSAAYKEDQEDWQTVCLKYLLFVFNFLFWVGGAAVLGVGVWTLVEKSDYLSLLASSTFAVSAYILILAGSLVVVTGFLGCCAVIREQRSCLSTYFFCLLLIFLIELVAGVLAYVYYQRLSEELKLHLNQTMTENYAQLGKEAITSAVDRLQQDFKCCGSNNSQDWLQSVYISSTHAELRVVPDSCCKTITPHCGKRDHPSNIYKVEGGCITKLEQFLADHLLVIGAVGIGVACLQLAGALLTACFIYQLYKEEEEDFGAL from the exons ATGTCGGCGGCTTATAAAGAGGATCAGGAAGACTGGCAGACTGTGTGCCTCAAGTACCTTCTTTTTGTGTTTAACTTTCTCTTTTGG GTGGGTGGAGCTGCCGTCTTGGGTGTAGGAGTGTGGACTCTGGTGGAGAAGAGTGACTACTTGAGTCTGCTGGCCTCCAGCACTTTCGCTGTCTCTGCATATATCCTCATCCTGGCTGGCAGCCTGGTGGTGGTTACTGGCTTTTTGGGCTGCTGTGCTGTCATCCGGGAGCAGAGAAGCTGTCTGTCCACG TATTTCTTCTGCCTGCTGTTGATCTTCTTGATCGAATTGGTGGCAGGAGTACTGGCTTATGTGTACTACCAGAGG CTGAGTGAAGAGCTGAAGCTGCATCTCAACCAGACTATGACAGAGAATTACGCTCAGCTGGGGAAGGAGGCCATCACATCAGCTGTTGACAGACTACAACAGGAT TTCAAATGCTGTGGCAGCAACAATTCCCAGGATTGGCTGCAGAGTGTGTACATTTCATCTACGCATGCAGAACTCAGGGTGGTGCCTGACAGCTGCTGCAAGACCATCACCCCTCACTGTGGCAAGAGAGACCACCCCTCAAACATCTACAAGGTTGAG GGTGGTTGCATCACAAAGCTGGAGCAGTTTCTAGCTGACCATCTGCTGGTCATTGGTGCTGTGGGGATCGGAGTGGCCTGTCTGCAG CTGGCTGGGGCACTCTTGACAGCCTGCTTTATCTATCAACTCTataaagaagaggaagaggacttTGGTGCTTTGTaa
- the prmt8b gene encoding protein arginine N-methyltransferase 8-B isoform X1, with amino-acid sequence MGLRHSSRCLLLRRKMAEADSSERQQPVMSPHSQSAQPSSLPKPVPTTHHVPCVPHAPHVATLATCPGRGKIAKFISPEEMTSRDYYFDSYAHFGIHEEMLKDEVRTLTYRNAMYHNKHVFKDKIVLDVGSGTGILSMFAANAGAKHVYGIECSSISEYSEKIIKSNHLHNVITIFKGKVEEVELPVEKVDIIISEWMGYCLFYESMLNTVIFARDKWLKPGGLMFPDRAALYVVAIEDRQYKDFKIHWWENVYGFDMSCIRNVAIKEPLVDVVDPKQVVTNACLLKEVDIYTVKPEDLSFTSAFCLQIQRNDYVHALVTYFNIEFTKCHKKTGFSTAPDAPSTHWKQTVYYLEDYLTVKKGEEIFGSITVRPNEKNVRDLEFTLELDFKGQLCEAAISHDYKMR; translated from the exons ATGGGACTGAGGCACTCATCACGTTGTTTGCTGCTACGGCGGAAGATGGCGGAGGCGGACAGCTCGGAG CGGCAACAGCCTGTCATGTCCCCCCACTCGCAGTCTGCTCAGCCCTCCTCACTGCCTAAACCAGTGCCTACTACCCATCATGTGCCCTGTGTCCCCCATGCGCCTCATGTAGCAACCCTGGCCACCTGTCCTGGACGAGGCAAGATTGCCAAGTTCATCAGTCCGGAGGAAATGACATCACGGGACTATTACTTTGACTCTTATGCCCACTTTGGCATTCATGAG GAGATGCTGAAAGATGAGGTGCGGACGCTGACGTACCGGAATGCCATGTACCACAACAAGCACGTGTTCAAAGATAAAATCGTCCTGGATGTTGGCAGTGGTACAGGGATCCTGTCTATGTTTGCTGCTAACGCTGGAGCCAAACACGTTTACGGG ATTGAATGTTCAAGTATATCTGAATATTCAGAGAAGATCATCAAATCCAATCACCTACACAATG TGATCACCATCTTCAAGGGCaaagtggaggaggtggagcttCCTGTGGAGAAGGTGGACATTATCATCTCAGAGTGGATGGGTTACTGCCTCTTCTACGAATCCATGCTCAACACTGTCATCTTCGCCAGGGACAAGTGGCTG aaACCTGGAGGCCTGATGTTTCCTGACAGGGCAGCCCTCTATGTGGTAGCCATCGAAGACAGACAGTACAAGGACTTTAAGATTCATT GGTGGGAAAACGTGTATGGCTTCGACATGAGCTGCATTCGCAATGTGGCCATCAAAGAGCCTCTTGTGGATGTGGTCGATCCCAAGCAGGTAGTGACTAACGCCTGCCTCCTAAAG GAGGTGGATATCTAcactgtgaagccagaggaccTGTCCTTCACCTCAGCCTTCTGTCTGCAGATCCAGCGTAATGATTATGTCCACGCCTTGGTCACCTATTTCAACATAGAGTTCACCAAATGCCACAAGAAGACTGGCTTTTCCACTG CTCCAGACGCTCCCAGCACACACTGGAAGCAGACAGTGTATTATTTAGAGGACTACTTAACTGTCAAGAAGGGCGAGGAGATCTTTGGAAGCATCACTGTCAGACCCAATGAGAAGAATGTG CGTGACCTGGAGTTCACCCTTGAGCTAGACTTTAAAGGACAACTGTGTGAAGCTGCCATTTCCCACGACTATAAAATGCGCTAG
- the prmt8b gene encoding protein arginine N-methyltransferase 8-B isoform X2: protein MGLRHSSRCLLLRRKMAEADSSEVGRTQIHSTPFCAVFLSQRQQPVMSPHSQSAQPSSLPKPVPTTHHVPCVPHAPHVATLATCPGRGKIAKFISPEEMTSRDYYFDSYAHFGIHEEMLKDEVRTLTYRNAMYHNKHVFKDKIVLDVGSGTGILSMFAANAGAKHVYGIECSSISEYSEKIIKSNHLHNVITIFKGKVEEVELPVEKVDIIISEWMGYCLFYESMLNTVIFARDKWLKPGGLMFPDRAALYVVAIEDRQYKDFKIHWWENVYGFDMSCIRNVAIKEPLVDVVDPKQVVTNACLLKEVDIYTVKPEDLSFTSAFCLQIQRNDYVHALVTYFNIEFTKCHKKTGFSTAPDAPSTHWKQTVYYLEDYLTVKKGEEIFGSITVRPNEKNVRDLEFTLELDFKGQLCEAAISHDYKMR, encoded by the exons ATGGGACTGAGGCACTCATCACGTTGTTTGCTGCTACGGCGGAAGATGGCGGAGGCGGACAGCTCGGAGGTAGGGA GAACACAAATTCACTCAACCCCTTTCTGTGCTGTTTTTCTATCACAGCGGCAACAGCCTGTCATGTCCCCCCACTCGCAGTCTGCTCAGCCCTCCTCACTGCCTAAACCAGTGCCTACTACCCATCATGTGCCCTGTGTCCCCCATGCGCCTCATGTAGCAACCCTGGCCACCTGTCCTGGACGAGGCAAGATTGCCAAGTTCATCAGTCCGGAGGAAATGACATCACGGGACTATTACTTTGACTCTTATGCCCACTTTGGCATTCATGAG GAGATGCTGAAAGATGAGGTGCGGACGCTGACGTACCGGAATGCCATGTACCACAACAAGCACGTGTTCAAAGATAAAATCGTCCTGGATGTTGGCAGTGGTACAGGGATCCTGTCTATGTTTGCTGCTAACGCTGGAGCCAAACACGTTTACGGG ATTGAATGTTCAAGTATATCTGAATATTCAGAGAAGATCATCAAATCCAATCACCTACACAATG TGATCACCATCTTCAAGGGCaaagtggaggaggtggagcttCCTGTGGAGAAGGTGGACATTATCATCTCAGAGTGGATGGGTTACTGCCTCTTCTACGAATCCATGCTCAACACTGTCATCTTCGCCAGGGACAAGTGGCTG aaACCTGGAGGCCTGATGTTTCCTGACAGGGCAGCCCTCTATGTGGTAGCCATCGAAGACAGACAGTACAAGGACTTTAAGATTCATT GGTGGGAAAACGTGTATGGCTTCGACATGAGCTGCATTCGCAATGTGGCCATCAAAGAGCCTCTTGTGGATGTGGTCGATCCCAAGCAGGTAGTGACTAACGCCTGCCTCCTAAAG GAGGTGGATATCTAcactgtgaagccagaggaccTGTCCTTCACCTCAGCCTTCTGTCTGCAGATCCAGCGTAATGATTATGTCCACGCCTTGGTCACCTATTTCAACATAGAGTTCACCAAATGCCACAAGAAGACTGGCTTTTCCACTG CTCCAGACGCTCCCAGCACACACTGGAAGCAGACAGTGTATTATTTAGAGGACTACTTAACTGTCAAGAAGGGCGAGGAGATCTTTGGAAGCATCACTGTCAGACCCAATGAGAAGAATGTG CGTGACCTGGAGTTCACCCTTGAGCTAGACTTTAAAGGACAACTGTGTGAAGCTGCCATTTCCCACGACTATAAAATGCGCTAG